GATTACTTTTTGTTGAATTTGTTCAACGATGTTCATTTTATTCCCTCCGAATATGTAATAGATAGTTCGTATGTGCCTAGCAATGAACCTTCTGCGTATAATTCATACGCTACTTCGAATTCCCCACTCATCTCTTCTTCAATAAAACGTAACACTTTTGTTTTTACCTGCAATTTAAATGTCACGTGGTTATTCCGATATTCACCTTGTCGGTCGTCACCTACCGAGAAAGGCAGCCGCATTTTGATTGCACCCGAACGCATAATGAGTGCATCATCACTTCCCAACTTGACCGTCGTTTGGATTTTCTGTCCATCTTGATCTTCCTCGTATTGTAAATAGGATGAACCCATTTTCTCCACATATCGACCTAGCGCTTCAATTTGATGCGTTTCCTTATCTTGCCCAGGGTGCTGAATTGACGAATGGAGCCGGATTTGTACAGTCTGTCCTGCTGTTTTCGAGTCCATTCCGTTCACCGTCCTCTTCTTGAAAATATCCATCTATTATAACCTTCTTTTCTGTGACATTCCAATATCCATTATCATTTCGAATAAATCTTTCAAAAAAGGTCGTTTAATCTAGTTGATTGCGTTACATACTGTGAATATTAAGATGGACAGGACGGGATCTTATGCAGCGGACAGTTTATGTAAAAAAGAAAAAAAGACGGCTTTTTTTTCGTCGTATCACTTTATTAACCGTTACTGCACTTACCGCAATGATTACCATTTATGGCGGACTTTTACTCTACGCACAAATTACAGGGGCTCCTTCCCTTAGCGTCCCAAAAGCGTCTGTCTTTCTAGACCAGGACGGAAAAGTTATCGGGGATCATTTCTCAGCAGAACGGCGGTATTGGGTGGAGTTGGATGAAATTTCACCTTTTCTAATCGATGCCGTTGTTGCGACTGAAGATAGAAACTTCTATAGACACCATGGTTTTGATTATAAGCGAATTGCAGGTGCGTTGTTAAAAGATATTAAGAACCGAAGTAAAGTGGAAGGTGCAAGTACGATTACCCAGCAGTATGCGCGAAACCTTCATTTAACACACGCTAAAACTTGGAAACGTAAAATAAATGAGGCTTTAATCGCTTTTCGCTTGGAAAGATTTTACGATAAAGAGGTCATTTTAGAAGGCTATTTAAACACAGTTTATTTCGGACACGGCATGTATGGCGTGGAAGCGGCAAGTAATTTTTATTTCGGGAAACCCGCAAAAGAGTTGAGTTTAGAAGAATCCGCAGTTATTACAGCGATTGCAAAAGGTCCAACGATTTATTCGCCTATCGATTATCCTGAAAATTCAACGCGTCGAAAAGAACTCATCATTTCTTTGATGGAGGCACAAGGCGTGATTTCAACTGAACAAGCAACGCGCGCGAAGGAGACGGATATTGTTTTAAAAGCGGATGAATGGAGAAACAAGAAAAAAATTGCCCCTTATTTTCTTGATGAAGTTTGGCGTGAAGCAGAAAAAGTGCTTGCCACAAAAGGCCGATACCCTGCGGAAGGAGGCTGGACAATCCGCACAACTTTAAATACGCATCACCAACAAATTGCGGAAGCGGTCATTGAGAAATGGATGCCGGATAACGGCCTTCAAGTCGGATTTACATCAGTAGACCCAGCAACCGGCGGCATTACATCGCTTGTTGGCGGGGTTGATTACACAGAGAGTCCTTTTAATCGCGCTACGCAAGCAAAACGTCAGCCCGGATCAGTCATCAAGCCCGTACTATACGCCGCAGCACTTGAGAATGGATTTAACCCATTAACTTTTTTAATGCCAGAAAAAACAATCTTCACATATGACGAGGGGCGTGAAACTTATGCACCCACAAACGTTAATGGCAAGTTTGCTGAACAGCCTATCTCTCTTGCCCAAGCATTAGCCATTTCGGACAATATTTACGCTGTAAAAACACTGGAAGATATTGGTTATAAACACTTCCAAAGCATGGCCGAACGTCTAGGGATTAACGTCACCTTCCCTGCTTCTCCAGCCACCGCACTTGGTACAACAGAGGTCACATTAACGGAAATAACAAACGCCTATAATCGTGTTGCTGCTGGCGGCGTTGATATTACACCTAATACAATCATTTCAATCACGGATGCTGAAGGAAAAACCATTTACGAGCGTCCAAAACAAAAAAAGAAACAAATCATGTCCGAACAGGATGCTTTCGTTCTTACGCATCTCATGACAGGCATGTTCGATCCAGTATTCAATGATTACTCTGCGGCAACAGGGCTTTCTATGCGCCAAAAGCAAACGAGACCGTATGCAGCAAAATCAGGCACAACCATTTCCGACCAATATTTAATCGGCTTCACACCGTCTCTAACAGCCGGAGTTTGGAACGGCTTTGACGTTGGCAAACAACTCGAAACAATTGAGGACAAAGCGGCTACGAAAAAAATATGGATTGAGTTTATGGAAGAAGTTCACAGTGGAAAGACGCCTGAACCATTCATTCCACCAAAAGGTGTCAGCAGTGTGATTGTCGACGTTGAAACGGGCGGCCTTGCTGTTGCAGAATGCGAACGCCAACGCCTTATCTATGTCAAAGAGAAAGATGTCCCACAAAAATTATGCACAGACAAATCACTTCAGCAAATGAAGTCTTCAAACAAGGAGGACAAAGGATTTAATTTATTCCCATTTTCGTTTTTTGATTGAATTTGAGTTTGTGTGTGAGGAATCCGTAGTGGCGGGGGGAGGAATTCAACGAATAATGTGCGGAACTCACGCTCTCCCCTTCTCCAATAATGTTTTCCCCAAAAATTTAAAAGCCTCTTTCCCTTATAAAACGGAAAGAGGCTTTTTACCATTTTGGCAAAGTCAACGAGCATAGTTATCGTGCTTGGGTTAGATTGATAACCATGCCCTGTCAACTTTACTCACGATGGTAGTCCTAGCTTTACATTTGTAAGCTATACTATATAGTGTACTTCGTTTGTGGTGGACATTCAACTTAACCGACATAAACGTTCAGCAAATTGTGAACTTAAACTGTCAGTGCTTCGTGTAATTCAGCTGAACTGCGATCCCAAAGTTCTTTATTATGGCCTTCTAGAAATTCAGCAAGTACCCTTTTTGATGGTTCGTCCATTTCATCAACGATAATACGCCCTTTCATAGAACGGTCCATTTTATTCATATGCTCTACAAAATTTTTGTATCCGCGGCGAATCGAGCGGTCAATCACCATTTCACAAGCAGTCACGCCGGCATAATACGGTCCTTCTTCTTTATATTCAATTGTTACCCAGATTAACCAATATTTTTTTCCATTTGCAGATTCCTCACGTGTCGGTAGAAATTTAATCCCACGCTCAATCGGGCTTCTTGCATGCATGGCACCGATTTCTATCGTAGCGACTTCCTCTTCTACATCAATGATGACGGGCGTCACGTTTTCCAAAGACAATGACCCGATACCAAAACCTTTATGGCCATCAGTCGGATCGTTTTTAATAATGGTGAATCCCATTTTAGGTTGCTTGTTTTGCTCATTCCCCATTTAGTTACCCCTCCAACTTTGATAATATCATTAGTATACTGGATATTGAGGAGGTGGGGAAAGAAAATGCCATACGTCACTGTGAAAATGTTTGAAGGACGAACGGATGAACAGAAAAAAGCACTTTGCGAGAGAGTAACAGCAGCAGTTGTTGAAACGACTGGGGCACCCGCTGAAAACGTCGTTGTTTTTATTGAAGAAATGAAAAAAAGCGACTATGCCGTCGCTGGAAAACGACTGATTGATCAGGAAGAGAACTAACCCGTTTAGTCATACAAAAAACTTGGTCTCAATCGACATCTGTTTTGTCAATCGAGACCAAGTTTTAATTTGCCGCAAGTCCTTCAAGGTGATGAATAAAATCAAATGCGGTATTCATCTCTACATCAGAAAACTTTAATTTATTTTTCACGATGTGCACTTTTTCAATTTGCTCTTGTTTCGAAAGATGGTCAAAGTATAATAGCGTTGAGACGAGCTCTAGAAAACGTGATGTTTTACTTTGCATTTCTTGAATAAACACTTCTAATGTATTCGATTCTTGCTTTGTCGTTTCAAGAAAGCTTACACCTTCCTCCGAAACTCTGTATTTGTATTGTACATAAGAACCTTTATCCATACATTCTTCATTCAAAAATCCCATCTCACATAGTTCTTCAACGCGCAATGTTAATTCCTCCGAATAAGGCCCATACATATGTAATTGGAACTTCTCTGCAAATGGAAATTGCATCTTCTTTGCAATAAAAATCATTTTTTGTAACTTTTTCCGCCCAGTTACTTCTTCTGCTAGCGAAATAAACTGAACAATTTTTGCATGTTCTTGCAGCAAAATGTCCACCCTTTCTAATTTTTCAACATCTGTAAAATCTGTCTATACACAGGATTCTTTTCTTTACCTTCTTCTAGTAAATCCGCTGGAAAATAAAGTTTATGGTCAGTCCGTCTCTTGCCAGATACCGCATCAACAATATCGGATGACCGGGAAAGCTCCCTTAATTCACTGTTAGGCATTTTTAAAAAGATAGGCAACCGTTCATTTTCCTCCCCTGGTCTATAAAAGTCATACGGTAAGTCCGACGACGAATCAACGACTAGGTAATACTCCGGATCTATGCCAGCTTCTTTAAATAACTTTTCAAGCTCATGTAGCTTTCTATACTCAGCGGCTGGGTTAAATTCAACGTATTGAAATAGTTTTCGATTTAAAAACCGATAACTTAAATCTCTTAAAATCCAATCGGACTCTTTTGTCCACATTTGGAAATACGTTGTGATCACACCTTCGTCTAGTGCAATATAATCTTCTAAATCAATGTCTTTATTAAAAAACGTCAGAAAATGAACAGGTTCTTGTCCAAATGTATAACCTGCTTCAAATAAATGCTTGGCCCGATGTAGAATTTTCGTTAATATAACTTCTGCGCTACGGGAAACTGGATGAAAATAAACTTGCCAGTACATTTGATAGCGACTCATAATGTAATCTTCCACCGCATGCATACCACTAGATTTTACAACCGCCTGGTCTTCTGCTGGGCGCATGACTCGTAAAATACGCTCCATATCAAAATGGCCATAAGAAACACCCGTATAATAAGCATCACGCTGTAAATAATCCATCCGATCTGCGTCTATTTGGCTCGAAATCAGGCTAACGACTAGTTTATCAGGATACGTTTTCCCAATGACATCTGCAACTTTCTGAGGGAATTTTTCCGAAACGCGTTGCAGCACTTGATTCACTTCGGTGTTTCCGAGAAGAATTTTCTGCGTAAACAGTTCGTGGTCTAGATTGAATACATTTTCGAATGCATGTGAGTAAGGGCCATGGCCTAGATCGTGAAGCAATGCTGCGCAAAGCGTGACAAGTCTCTCTTCCTCATCCCATTCAGGCCTTCCGCTGAAACCATCGTCAATAATTCTCCGCACGATTTCATATACACCGAGCGAGTGTTGAAAACGACTATGCTCAGCACCGTGGAAAACGAGATACGTAGTGCCCAGTTGCTTAATGCGTCGCAGCCTTTGAAATTCACGTGTGCCAATAATATCCCAAATCACTCTATCTCGTACATGGATATAGCGGTGTACGGGATCTTTAAAAACTTTTTCTTCTTTTAGCTTTTCATTTTTATAGCCCATTTCACACCTCCGTAAACTGCTTCTATCTATTGTACTCAAAAAATGTGTATCTCGAAAGCCACAGCGCTAAGAAATTCTAGAAAAAGAGTAAACAATGAGTTTAACGAATGAATAAAATAATGATTGACTGTACACACTGTCAATAGAAAGAGATTATCATGGCTAGGAGGCAAGACAATGGTGAAAATTAGGCAGGATGCTTGGTTGGAAGAAAACGATATTTTATTAGCAGAGACAGTGCTCAGGCACGTTCGTGAAGGTAGTACCCAATTAAGTGCGTTTGAAGAAGTTGGCGATGCACTCAATCGTACAGCGGCCGCTTGTGGATTTAGATGGAACGCCGTTGTTCGCAGAGAATATGAAGAAGAACTAGAAGAAGCAAAAAAGGAACGTAAACAGGCGATGCGTATGCTTGGGAATGATTTTAAAAGACGCGGACAACAACTGTATACGCCTACACAAGGAAGTCACGAAGAAAACAAGATTGCAATTCCTTTGTCGGCATTATCCTTAGATACTGTTATCGCTTATCTCGTTCGACTCCATCATAGCGGAGGTGGCGACGTTGAATCGCTTCGCTGGCGACAAACAGCAAAAGCAGCTACCGAAACGATCGAAAAACTAGAAAAAGAAATTGCTAATTTAAAAGAAGAGAATGCTACACTACGCTCCGATTACGAACAATTTGTCCAAATTATGAATCGTGCTCGTCGTCTCGTCACATTAGACGATGATGTTCGCAGCGCACCAACATTTACAATGGAGCAAAATGGAAACTTAGTCGCAAAAGAACCGCCGATTCACTAAGTATCGGCGGTTTTTTCTTATTTTAATCTTTTTGATGATTTAGCTTTGATGACGTCTAGTAAATAAATGCGCGCCTCGGGTCATAAGCCAATCAGGTCTAAACGGCACCTTTTACTTTTGAGACAACATTTTCTTGTTGCGTTCGAAAACCCGATGTAAGTAAAATGAGTACAGTTCCATTTCATCAGGTTGGAAGCTACTAAATTTTACGCCGTCCGCAAATTTATTTAATAATTTTTGCGTGCGGATGACGACGTCGCTTACTGTTAATGAAATGCCTAACAATTCCTCTAAAGAAGCCATTACTTCAGGGCGGATATTTGGATACTCAAACTTTGTCGTTTCTCCCTGTAATCCTATCTCATATAAATCTCGAATTAATGTTGCCCGATCTGCGCCGCTTCCCTCGACACAAAGATACACTTGCACGGCGATTCCATGACGAAGTCTTCGCTGTGAAATGCCTGCAAATTTTCGGCCGTCAATACTTAAATCATAAGATCCTGGACAATAAGAGCCAACAATTTCATAAGCTTTGATGCGCTCCCCGGCCTCTGGAAATAAAAGTCGAACAAATGCTAACATCACCTCATACCCCGTTGGTATGTCAATTGCCGTATCTTTTTCGGAAAGTATAATAGATATGTTTAAAATGCCTCGGTCAAGTACAACTGCTAATCCACCAGAATTTCTAACAATAGATTGGTAGCCTATTTCTTCCAACCGACGCACGGCTTCCGAAATATACGGTAGCCGATGATCTTGAATGCCGAGAACGATTGTCTCATCATGGACCCAAGTACGTACAATAGGCGCGCTCATTTGTTGGCCAACAAGATGACAAAGCGCGTCATCTGCAGCAAAAGATTCGAGTGCCGAGCGACTGCGCGCACTCATAGATTCGTCTACAAATCGCCATTCGGGGATTCGTAAAAATGATTCATATGCTGACATAAACATTATCTCCTGTTTTATAAACTTTGAGCAGCAGTCATTAAACTTAATTTGTACACATCGTCTGCTGAACAGCCGCGTGACAAGTCATTTACAGGCATGTTCAACCCCTGTAAGATTGGCCCGATTGCTTCGTATCCACCGAGGCGCTCTGTTAATTTATAGCCAATGTTTCCTGCTTCAAGCGATGGAAACACAAATACGTTGGCATCTCCTTGAATTTCTGATTCAGGTGCTTTCGTTTTCGCAACCTCAGGAACATAAGCTGCGTCGAATTGAAACTCGCCGTCAAGTGTCAACTCTGGCGCTAACTCTTTTGCGATTTTCACTGCGTCTGCCACTTTTGTTGTTTCTTCTGTCACTGCTGAACCTTTTGTGGAAAACGATAACATTGCAACACGAGGATCAATGCCAAAAGATCGAGCTGTTTTTGCACTTTCAACCGCAATTTCAGCAAGTTCTTGGGATGTTGGTGCTACCGTGATTGCACAATCAGCAAATACAAGTTTTTCTTCACCTTTCATCATAATAAACGCACCACTTGTCTTTGATACGCCAGGTTTCGTACGAATAATTTGCAATGCAGGGCGAACCGTATCTGCTGTTGAATGAATCGCACCACTGACCAAACCATCTGCACGCCCTGTGTAGACAAGCATCGTACCAAAGTAATTCACATTTTTTAGAAGTTCCTGTGCTTGCTCAACCGTATTTCTTCCAGCACGACGCTCCACAAAATGATTAACAAGCTCATCAAAGTATGTAACCTTCAAAGGATCAATTATTTCGATATCTTTTAAATCAACAGATGCCTCGACTGCAGCATTTCTAACTTCCTCTTCACTTCCAAGAAGAATTGGTTTTACAATTCCCTCTTCTGCTAGACGAACCGCAGCTTGTAGAACTCTTGCATCCGTTCCTTCTGGCAATACAATTGTTTTATCGTGTCCTTGTAAATTTGCTTTCACTTTATTGAATAAATCCATCCTAAATCCCTGCCTTCCGGTTATTCCATACTTCTAGCATACACCAATCCGACGGCCGTTAAAAGAAACACACTTCATGTCAAATTAGTGACAACGACGCGTCTTAAAGGTCTTTATTTTCGGAATATGCTACACTGTTTCGTGATGAAATAAATCATAAAAAGGAGCGTCTTACAAATGAATGAAGCAGCTATCACATTAGATGGTTGGTATGCGTTGCATGACCTTCGTACAATGGATTGGACATCTTGGAAAATGATTTCCAAAGAAGAACGTCAAACAATTATCGAGGAGTTCCATCAATACCTCGATAAACTAGAACAAGCCCATGATGAAAAAATCGGTAGCCATGCCTTTTATACAGTCGTTGGACAAAAAGCTGATTTTATGATTATGATTTTACGTCCGACAATGGATGAGTTACAGGAACTTGAAACAGAGTTTAATAAACTTGCGATTGCAGATTTCACAATACCTGCCTACTCATACGTTTCTGTTGTGGAATTATCGAACTACTTAGCTGGCGAGTCTGATGAAGACCCGT
This window of the Sporosarcina ureilytica genome carries:
- a CDS encoding transglycosylase domain-containing protein, coding for MQRTVYVKKKKRRLFFRRITLLTVTALTAMITIYGGLLLYAQITGAPSLSVPKASVFLDQDGKVIGDHFSAERRYWVELDEISPFLIDAVVATEDRNFYRHHGFDYKRIAGALLKDIKNRSKVEGASTITQQYARNLHLTHAKTWKRKINEALIAFRLERFYDKEVILEGYLNTVYFGHGMYGVEAASNFYFGKPAKELSLEESAVITAIAKGPTIYSPIDYPENSTRRKELIISLMEAQGVISTEQATRAKETDIVLKADEWRNKKKIAPYFLDEVWREAEKVLATKGRYPAEGGWTIRTTLNTHHQQIAEAVIEKWMPDNGLQVGFTSVDPATGGITSLVGGVDYTESPFNRATQAKRQPGSVIKPVLYAAALENGFNPLTFLMPEKTIFTYDEGRETYAPTNVNGKFAEQPISLAQALAISDNIYAVKTLEDIGYKHFQSMAERLGINVTFPASPATALGTTEVTLTEITNAYNRVAAGGVDITPNTIISITDAEGKTIYERPKQKKKQIMSEQDAFVLTHLMTGMFDPVFNDYSAATGLSMRQKQTRPYAAKSGTTISDQYLIGFTPSLTAGVWNGFDVGKQLETIEDKAATKKIWIEFMEEVHSGKTPEPFIPPKGVSSVIVDVETGGLAVAECERQRLIYVKEKDVPQKLCTDKSLQQMKSSNKEDKGFNLFPFSFFD
- a CDS encoding YwhD family protein; its protein translation is MGNEQNKQPKMGFTIIKNDPTDGHKGFGIGSLSLENVTPVIIDVEEEVATIEIGAMHARSPIERGIKFLPTREESANGKKYWLIWVTIEYKEEGPYYAGVTACEMVIDRSIRRGYKNFVEHMNKMDRSMKGRIIVDEMDEPSKRVLAEFLEGHNKELWDRSSAELHEALTV
- the pta gene encoding phosphate acetyltransferase, whose product is MDLFNKVKANLQGHDKTIVLPEGTDARVLQAAVRLAEEGIVKPILLGSEEEVRNAAVEASVDLKDIEIIDPLKVTYFDELVNHFVERRAGRNTVEQAQELLKNVNYFGTMLVYTGRADGLVSGAIHSTADTVRPALQIIRTKPGVSKTSGAFIMMKGEEKLVFADCAITVAPTSQELAEIAVESAKTARSFGIDPRVAMLSFSTKGSAVTEETTKVADAVKIAKELAPELTLDGEFQFDAAYVPEVAKTKAPESEIQGDANVFVFPSLEAGNIGYKLTERLGGYEAIGPILQGLNMPVNDLSRGCSADDVYKLSLMTAAQSL
- a CDS encoding YwgA family protein, which codes for MLQEHAKIVQFISLAEEVTGRKKLQKMIFIAKKMQFPFAEKFQLHMYGPYSEELTLRVEELCEMGFLNEECMDKGSYVQYKYRVSEEGVSFLETTKQESNTLEVFIQEMQSKTSRFLELVSTLLYFDHLSKQEQIEKVHIVKNKLKFSDVEMNTAFDFIHHLEGLAAN
- a CDS encoding 2-hydroxymuconate tautomerase yields the protein MPYVTVKMFEGRTDEQKKALCERVTAAVVETTGAPAENVVVFIEEMKKSDYAVAGKRLIDQEEN
- a CDS encoding DUF1934 domain-containing protein; this encodes MDSKTAGQTVQIRLHSSIQHPGQDKETHQIEALGRYVEKMGSSYLQYEEDQDGQKIQTTVKLGSDDALIMRSGAIKMRLPFSVGDDRQGEYRNNHVTFKLQVKTKVLRFIEEEMSGEFEVAYELYAEGSLLGTYELSITYSEGIK
- a CDS encoding HD domain-containing protein gives rise to the protein MGYKNEKLKEEKVFKDPVHRYIHVRDRVIWDIIGTREFQRLRRIKQLGTTYLVFHGAEHSRFQHSLGVYEIVRRIIDDGFSGRPEWDEEERLVTLCAALLHDLGHGPYSHAFENVFNLDHELFTQKILLGNTEVNQVLQRVSEKFPQKVADVIGKTYPDKLVVSLISSQIDADRMDYLQRDAYYTGVSYGHFDMERILRVMRPAEDQAVVKSSGMHAVEDYIMSRYQMYWQVYFHPVSRSAEVILTKILHRAKHLFEAGYTFGQEPVHFLTFFNKDIDLEDYIALDEGVITTYFQMWTKESDWILRDLSYRFLNRKLFQYVEFNPAAEYRKLHELEKLFKEAGIDPEYYLVVDSSSDLPYDFYRPGEENERLPIFLKMPNSELRELSRSSDIVDAVSGKRRTDHKLYFPADLLEEGKEKNPVYRQILQMLKN
- a CDS encoding lipoate--protein ligase family protein, whose protein sequence is MSAYESFLRIPEWRFVDESMSARSRSALESFAADDALCHLVGQQMSAPIVRTWVHDETIVLGIQDHRLPYISEAVRRLEEIGYQSIVRNSGGLAVVLDRGILNISIILSEKDTAIDIPTGYEVMLAFVRLLFPEAGERIKAYEIVGSYCPGSYDLSIDGRKFAGISQRRLRHGIAVQVYLCVEGSGADRATLIRDLYEIGLQGETTKFEYPNIRPEVMASLEELLGISLTVSDVVIRTQKLLNKFADGVKFSSFQPDEMELYSFYLHRVFERNKKMLSQK
- a CDS encoding RsfA family transcriptional regulator, yielding MVKIRQDAWLEENDILLAETVLRHVREGSTQLSAFEEVGDALNRTAAACGFRWNAVVRREYEEELEEAKKERKQAMRMLGNDFKRRGQQLYTPTQGSHEENKIAIPLSALSLDTVIAYLVRLHHSGGGDVESLRWRQTAKAATETIEKLEKEIANLKEENATLRSDYEQFVQIMNRARRLVTLDDDVRSAPTFTMEQNGNLVAKEPPIH